The following DNA comes from Fusobacterium russii ATCC 25533.
GAAATTCATAAATCCAGACTATTCGGATAGGGCTTCGATGGCAGATATAAAAATTTCATTATCTAAGAAAACTTATGAAGTATTTGGAATAAATACATACAAATATGGTGATTTTGAGTTTACTCAAGGGCTTAGATATGAAAATTCTAAATATGATGGAAATAGAAAATCTAATAATGCAACTACTAAGATAAATAAATCAGTTAATAATGTTGCAGGAACATTGGCAGTAAACTATTTATACTCATCAACAGGGAATATTTATGCAAAATATGAAAGAGCATTCACTTCTCCTGCACCAGGGCAATTAGTTGATAAAGTTAGAGTAGCTCCAAAAAGTCACGAATTTAAATATGTTGTAAATGATTTAAAAACAGAAAAAACTAATTTATTTGAATTAGGATGGAATGATTACCTTTTAAACTCATTGGTGAGTGCTTCTGTATATCTAAGTGAAACTAGAGATGAGATTGCAACAGTTTTCGATGGTAATGGTATGGCACATCAAACTTCAGGTTTTGCAAATTTAAATATAGGTAAAACAAGGAGATATGGTTTTGATTTAAAAGCAGAACAACAACTTAATAAATTTAGAATTTCAGAATCATATTCATATATAAATACTAAAATAGTTGAAAATAAGAGTAATAAGGCTATAGAAGGAAAGAAAATTTTAGGAGTTCCAGCACATAAGTTAATGTTGTCAGTTGATTATGATGTAACTGATAAATTTGCTGTTGGAGCAAGTTATGAATATGTGGCTGCATCTTATATTGAAAATACAAATAAACATGGAAAAGATGATATCGTATCTTTATTTAACCTAAGAGCAAACTATAAATTAAATGAAAACTTAGATATTTTTGCCGGAGTAAAAAATGTCTTTGATAGAAAATACAATGAAACAGTTTCTATTAATAGAAGCAATGTAAAATCTTATGAACCGGCAGCAAGAAGAAATTACTATGCAGGATTTAGTTATAAATTTTAATAATTATAAATTTTAAATGAAAGGACTGTTACATTTTATTGAATTTGCAACAGTCCTATTTATAAATTAAGGAGAGAACGATGAAAGATAGAATAATAGAACATATGAATAATGGACATAGAGATATTTTACCTCTATATATAAAATATTTTAATAAAAGAGATGTAAAAGAGGCAAAGCTAATAGATATAAATGAAGAAGAGATGATTTTATTAGCTGATAATAATGAAAAAATTATAGTTAAATTAACAGCGAGAACAGAGCTGAAGGATATGCATATGGAGCTTGTAAAAATGGCAAAGATTGCTAGAGAAAAATTGGGAATACCTGCTCCTGAACATCATAGAGATGAAGAGCATAAAAAAGAAGAGCAGTTAAAGATGGAAATTTTGGACTTTATATCAGAATTTAAATCTGTGATATTAGGAACATTGACAGCTGATAATTTCCCAACAGTAACCTATGCACCATTTTTAAAATATGAGGGTGAAAATTATATATTTATAAGCGAAGCCGGAGAGCATTTTGAAAACTTAAAAAA
Coding sequences within:
- a CDS encoding HugZ family heme oxygenase, which produces MKDRIIEHMNNGHRDILPLYIKYFNKRDVKEAKLIDINEEEMILLADNNEKIIVKLTARTELKDMHMELVKMAKIAREKLGIPAPEHHRDEEHKKEEQLKMEILDFISEFKSVILGTLTADNFPTVTYAPFLKYEGENYIFISEAGEHFENLKNNGKLELMFLEDESKTKVISLRKRVKYKAIAEFLERDVKTEEVLDRFQEKEAAIKMTRTMNDFHLVKLNFLSGRYVKGAAQAFNITEDNRVVAVVGKGHGQGHPTR